The Flaviramulus sp. BrNp1-15 genome includes the window AAAAGATTTAGAATTGTTTTTGTATAGGTCTGCTCATGACTTAAAAGCACCATTTTCTTCCGCAGAAGGTTTGATTAATCTATTAAAAGATGAAAAGGATGGTGAAAGAATAAAGTTTTTAGTAGAAATGCTTGAAACTACTATTAAAAGTGGAAAAGGGTTAGTTGATAATCTTAATAGAGCATCTATTGCATCAAGCAAAAAGAAAGAAACCGAACTAATTAATTTTTCTAAAATTATTAGCAATGTATTAAGAATGTTATCTGGTACAAAAAATTTCGGACTCTTTAAGTTTAATATAAATATAGATAACTCAATTAACTATTATTCTAATCCAGAATTGCTTAGTTCAATATTTCAAAATTTAATACAGAATGCAATAAAGTATTCTGTAGAACCAACTAATAAGTGCATGCCTTATGTAGATGTTTCAGTGAAATCATTAAAAAAAGGTATAGTGATTAAAGTTTGTGATAACGGTCAAGGTATTTCAGAAAACTGTATTAATAAAATTTTTGATTTGTATTACAGAGCTAACATAAATGAAGTTCCAGGTAATGGGTTAGGGTTATATATAGTTAAAAATATAATAGAAGATTTAGAAGGAAAAATTAATGTTACAAGTAATATAAATAAAGGAACATGCTTTAAAGTAGAATTGCCCCATAATCCATAAACCTAAAAATAAAGACCAACCATGGAAGTGAAAATTATGTTAATTGATGATAATAAAATTGATTTATTTGTTCACCAAAGAATTATTGAGAAGTTAGAAATTGATTCTAAAGTTATGCCATTTACAAGTGGAATATCTGCAATTAAGTATTTAAATATTGTAAATGATGGTATACATAACCAGTCTACATTTATACCAGATATAATTTTTTTAGATATTAATATGCCTGAAATGAACGGTTTTGAATTTTTAAAGGAATATAAAAACCTTCGTATCATAAAAGATAAACCAATCAATATATATATGTTATCATCATCTACAAATTTTCAGGATATAAAAAGGGTAGAAAGTGAAAAAATATGTAATGGGTTTATTAATAAACCATTAACAAAAGAAGGCTTAAATAAAATAATAACAACCCATAAGCACCCTTATTTAAGTCAATATGATTTTCTAGAAAACGATGTAGATGTAGAAAGTTCTTTCTAAAAATTATTTAATAAACAATTAAATTTCTATAAATGATAAAGAAATACTTAATACGGTTTAGTTTAATATTCTTTAATATTATTTGTTATTCGCAAATTGTAAACGAAGGGATTTTTCAAATTTCACCTTTAACAGATGTATATTTTGAAAATGAATATACCAATAAAAGCACAGGTGTTCATAATAATAATGGTGACCTATATTTAAATAATAACTTTATTAATGATGGTATAACTACTTCAATTTCAGGAACAACTTATTTTAAAAGCTCTATAAATCCACTAATTACTATTTCAGGTGTTTCAAACGAAATTAATCTATATAATCTAGAGATTGATATTACTGCAGCAAGTTCTCAAGGTGTATCAATTGCAGATAATTTTGCTTTAAATATTGCCAATGCTATTAATTTTATAAGTGGAGATATTCGTTTAGTAGGAGAATCACAACTTATTCAAACTCACACAGGAACTAATGTAAACACTGTTAGTTCTGGAAAAATATTAGTTGATCAACAAGGAACCGTATCTCCTTACAAGTTTAATTATTGGTCGTCACCTGTAAATAATGGAGGTACTTTTTCTTTATTTGGTGGTAAATTTGATGGAACGGATTCTAATATCAATTCATTTACTCCACAGCAAACATTATTTAACACTGGTGCTCCTTATAATGGTGTTCCTTCTACAGTTGATGGAGGAAGTAATGTAACTACTGCTTTAACAATTAACTCGGATTGGTTGTATAAATATACACGTGGTAATGGTTCTAATTCAGGTTGGATTAAAATTAATCAAAACAGTCTTCTAAATCCTGGTGAAGGCTATACGATGAAAGGAAGTAATTCGATTTCTGCTAATCAAAACTATGTATTTTACGGAGCTCCAAATAATGGAGAATACTTACATGCAATATCTAATGGAGAACAATCATTGTTAGGTAATCCATACCCATCAGCTATAGATATAAGTAAATTTATAACAGATAATGTTTTGGTAGTAGATGCAGTGCATTATTGGGTTGATGGTGGATCAACATCTCATATGTTATCTGATTATTTAGGTGGTTATGCTATACGTAATCTAACAGGAGGTGTTATACCATCTGTAACATCTTCATTAATTAGTGGTATAGGAAGTTCAGGTTCTGTTACATCACCAACACAATACATGTCGGTTGGCCAAGGCTTTTTTGTAGAAGCCATAGGTACAGGAAATATAGTTTTTAATAACTCTCAAAGAATTTTTAAAACGGATACTTCTGGAGAAGCAAATTTTTATAAACAATCAAATTCAAAGGCTAGTGGTCCTACTAATCAATATATAAGACTTGGGCATGAAGATCCTGAAGGTTTTCATAGACAGTTGCTTTTAGGGTTTTTACCAAATTCAACAGCAGGAATTGATTATAATCAAGGTTACGATGCTGCAATGACTGATGCGAGAGATGATGATATGTTTTTTATTATTGAAAACGATTTAAGCAAAAAATATGCTATACAAGGAGTAAACAGTTTTATTGATTCCATGGAATTTCCTTTAGGAATTTTAATTTCAGAACAAGGAAACCATAGAATAATGCTTGATATGGTTGAAGACTTCTCTAATGCTGTTTATCTAAAAGATAATTATTTAAATACAACACATAATTTGAGTGAGACTAGTTATGATTTAGTCCTACCTATTGGTGAGTATTTAGATAGGTTTTCAATTGTTTTCTTACCTCAAAATGCGTTGTCTATTAATGATAATAGCATTGAACCTATAAAGATTTTTTATGACGGATTAGAACATATAGTTGTAAACAATAATGAAAAAATTGAACTTAAAAATATTGAAATATTCAATGTTTTAGGTCAAGAAGTTTTAAAATTAAATAAGAACATAAATAATACAAGCAAAATTGTAATTCCATTTAATAATAGTGATGGTATTTATTTTGTAAAAGTAGAGACAATTAATAGCAAAAAAACCCAAAAAATCTTAAAATACTAAAACATGAAAAAACTTAATCAACAACTTATCCTACTTATGCTATTGGCTTTTTTTAGCTTTAGTTTTAGTGCAATATCTCAAGTTGGTATAGGAACCACAACCCCAGATGCATCATCAGTCTTAGATGTTAACTCAACAACACAAGGGGTTTTAACTCCAAGAATGACAACTGCTCAAAGAACAGCAATTGCAACACCTGCTAATGGATTATTAGTTTATGATACAACAGAAAATTCATTTTATTTTTACAAGTCTAGTGCTTGGACAAAAATTGATTCTAAAGTTAGAAACAACCATAAACTTATAAAATCTGCAGCAGATTTAAGTGCAGAATTAACTGCTGGTGGAGGTACTAGATATTTATTATCTGCAAACACATTATATGAAATTAATGGTACAATTACATTAGCACAACCTATAGAGTTAAATAATGCTTATTTGATTGGTTTAGATACAAATGAAGATATTTTAGTTAGAGCAGGTGGAACAATGTTTACAGGGAATACAGGAGGTAGTATAAGAAATTTAACGCTTACAGCACCAGGAGGAACTATTTTTAATTTAACAGGAACAACAGGACAGAATTTAATTTTTAGAGACTCAGTTGTGGCTAATTCTGGATCTGTTGGAGCTATTGGAGGATTTGGATTAGTGTTTATAAGTATTGTACAATTCTCTGGAAATACAAATGGAGTAACCTATAATAATATTACAGATTTATTATTAAGCAATGTAGGTTGGTTATCATCCAATACAGGGACATATGAAACCTTCACAGGAACATTTAGCATTCTTGAAAAACAAGGTGGTTTTTCAGAGGTTGATGGTACCGCCATAGGTATTGATGTTAGTGCTAATCCCGTAGTTGGGCATGGGGTTTTAACAGGAACAAGTTTTAGTGGAACTAGTACTCAATATATAAATAGATATACTGTGGGTTCTTATACGGGTTATAATTTTAATAATGCATGGACTGTTAATTGTCCAGGAATACCATTAGAATCTGACCAAGTTGCAACTGGAAATATTTATTATAACGGAACAATTACAACTGGTTTTGTACAAACAGTTACAAATAATACAGCTTTAAATTTATCTGGGAATACTGGTTCTAACACAACAACAGCGGTGAATTTATTTAGAATTTCATCTCCGCAAAATAATAGAATAACCTATTTAGGAAAAAAAACGAAAACATTTCAAATTAACGCAGCATTGTCTATTCGTGGAAATTCCGGAACAGGTGATTATTATGGTTTCTTTATTAGAAAAAATGGTACAACCACATTAACAGAAACAAATACTTTAATGCGCGTTAATAATACATCAGATATATCAAGTAATTCAATTTCTGGTACAGTAGAACTTGCTCCAAACGATTACATTGAAATTTGGGGACAAAGACTTGTAGGTTCTGGTACTACATCAATAACAGTGTTTTCATTAAATATTAGTATTAAATAATAAATAAGTAAAATAGATTTAGTTTAGTTTTTCAGTTTAATTATTAAGTTTAGTTGGTTAAAGCATTTTCCTTTTACATTGTATTAGGGAGATGCTTTTTTGTTTATTCATTGTAAACACCTTAAATATTTCTTTTAGTAAATAGTATTTCTTAGCTATTTCTAATCTTTTATAAATGAATACAATATTTAAACTTTAGTAAAAAAATATTCTAAAACAGCACTCATTTTTGGTAGATATTCTTTTAAACAAAAAAATAATTTGATAAAAAATCGATAAAAGGCTTGTTTTTTACGATAAATTACATAAATTTGTAATATTAAACCCTTAAATCGAAATCATGAAAATGAAGATTATCTTTCTCAGTTTAGGCTTTTTTTTAATGGCAAATATTGGTTTTGCTCAAAAAAGCAAGGCACCAAGAAGTATTATTAGACAAGTAGCCATCAAGAAATATCATAATAAAGAGGAGCTTGAAAATATGCAAAAAGGTCTTTTATTAGGGCTTTATATGGAGCGTATAGAAAGCTTAGTAAAAACTTTACCTTATATTGCTTTTGCTACTAAACCTGGTGTTACCATGTCAAGTTTAGGTATTCCTGTTGATAGCGATAATACTAAAGCATTAGACAATCAGTTTGAAGCTACAGATGAGTATCTTGAAATCACAAACAAATTTCAAAATAAAATTTTACCGTATTCTGATACTAATGATTTAATTTCAGCTATATTATTTTATGAAGAAATAATGAAATCATTGCATGAATATAGTGAATTTCATTAATGTGAATTTTCATTGACCCATACTTGAAAGAAACATGATATATAATTTTGTTTCTTTTTTGTTTTAGAGCTTCAAAAAATCAAAATTTGTATTGAAATATTGTTATCATTTTTAGATTAAGTTAAATTTCAAATTTTTCTTTTAATGTTTAAAAACATGTATTTCATCGATTATTTTGAATTAACATTTGTTTAATTATTGTATTTTAACGAAAAAATTGGTATTTCATAGATTTTATTTTATTTTTGGTTTATAGTTAAAATAAATATTGCTACTGCATTAATCGTAAAAATTAGTTATGAAAAACTTTACTCAAATAATATGGATATTTC containing:
- a CDS encoding T9SS type A sorting domain-containing protein, giving the protein MIKKYLIRFSLIFFNIICYSQIVNEGIFQISPLTDVYFENEYTNKSTGVHNNNGDLYLNNNFINDGITTSISGTTYFKSSINPLITISGVSNEINLYNLEIDITAASSQGVSIADNFALNIANAINFISGDIRLVGESQLIQTHTGTNVNTVSSGKILVDQQGTVSPYKFNYWSSPVNNGGTFSLFGGKFDGTDSNINSFTPQQTLFNTGAPYNGVPSTVDGGSNVTTALTINSDWLYKYTRGNGSNSGWIKINQNSLLNPGEGYTMKGSNSISANQNYVFYGAPNNGEYLHAISNGEQSLLGNPYPSAIDISKFITDNVLVVDAVHYWVDGGSTSHMLSDYLGGYAIRNLTGGVIPSVTSSLISGIGSSGSVTSPTQYMSVGQGFFVEAIGTGNIVFNNSQRIFKTDTSGEANFYKQSNSKASGPTNQYIRLGHEDPEGFHRQLLLGFLPNSTAGIDYNQGYDAAMTDARDDDMFFIIENDLSKKYAIQGVNSFIDSMEFPLGILISEQGNHRIMLDMVEDFSNAVYLKDNYLNTTHNLSETSYDLVLPIGEYLDRFSIVFLPQNALSINDNSIEPIKIFYDGLEHIVVNNNEKIELKNIEIFNVLGQEVLKLNKNINNTSKIVIPFNNSDGIYFVKVETINSKKTQKILKY
- a CDS encoding response regulator, with the translated sequence MEVKIMLIDDNKIDLFVHQRIIEKLEIDSKVMPFTSGISAIKYLNIVNDGIHNQSTFIPDIIFLDINMPEMNGFEFLKEYKNLRIIKDKPINIYMLSSSTNFQDIKRVESEKICNGFINKPLTKEGLNKIITTHKHPYLSQYDFLENDVDVESSF